The following proteins come from a genomic window of Triticum aestivum cultivar Chinese Spring chromosome 6A, IWGSC CS RefSeq v2.1, whole genome shotgun sequence:
- the LOC123131181 gene encoding DEAD-box ATP-dependent RNA helicase 27, translating to MEGILQKHMADAKEGSLPLPMSKRKRKEAVMDADDKKKEEEKDKKGKKEEEEEEEEEEEEEEEENQRQQEGGGILTCKLFSDLYMSDLTAKAIREMNYTHLTQIQARSIPHLMVGHDVLGSARTGSGKTLAFLIPAIELLHNAHYTPRNGTGVIIVCPTRELAIQTHNVAKELIKYHSQTIGYVIGGTNMKSEANQLVKGINLLVATPGRLLDHLRSTSNFNYKRLQCLIIDEADRILEQNFEDDMKQIFRRLPRDRQTVLFSATQTQKVEDFAKFTFGENEERQRKLVYVGVDDSELKPTVEGLQQGYCVIPSEKRFLVLYAFLKRMQTKQDVKVMVFFSSCSSVKFHAEFLNFLGIECYDIHGQLKQQKRTSTFFQFSKMNKGILLCTNVAARGLDIPNVDYIVQYDPPDDPKDYIHRVGRTARGDKGKGRALLFLLPEEMKLLIYLQVSKISLTEYAFSEKHVPKTQSLLESIVGGNYFLNQSAKEAYRSYLLAYSSHSMKDIFDVHQLDLKKVAASFCFNNPPKVNLDLESSASRHRKMRKVEGGKRHGITPSNPYGRRGAHDGVQFAR from the exons ATGGAAGGGATCCTGCAGAAGCATATGGCGGATGCGAAAGAGGGGTCCCTTCCTCTTCCTATGAGCAAGAGGAAGCGGAAGGAGGCTGTGATGGATGCGGATGacaagaagaaagaggaagaaaaggataagaagggtaagaaggaagaagaagaagaagaagaagaagaagaagaagaagaagaagaagagaatcaAAGGCAGCAGGAGGGAGGTGGGATTCTGACATGCAAGCTTTTCTCTGATCTCTACATGTCCGACCTCACTGCCAAGGCCATCAGAGAGATGAACTACACCCACCTCACACAG ATTCAAGCTAGATCAATACCGCACCTCATGGTAGGACATGATGTGCTGGGTTCAGCCAGGACTGGCTCGGGGAAGACGCTTGCTTTCCTTATACCCGCCATCGAACTGCTACACAACGCGCACTACACCCCTAGGAACGGGACTGGAGTTATTATAGTTTGCCCAACAAGGGAGCTTGCTATCCAG ACACACAATGTTGCCAAGGAATTAATCAAGTATCACTCACAAACTATCGGATATGTAATTGGTGGCACTAACATGAAAAGCGAGGCCAACCAACTTGTGAAAGGGATCAATCTGTTAGTTGCAACGCCGGGCAGGCTTCTGGACCATTTGAGAAGTACCAGTAATTTCAACTACAAGAGGCTACAG TGCCTCATAATCGATGAAGCTGACCGCATACTTGAGCAAAATTTTGAGGATGACATGAAACAAATATTTCGACGTCTCCCTCGG GATAGACAAACTGTTCTCTTTTCTGCCACACAGACTCAAAAG GTTGAAGATTTTGCAAAATTTACGTTTGGGGAAAATGAAGAAAGACAACGAAAACTTGTTTATGTTGGAGTTGATGATTCTGAATTAAAG CCTACCGTGGAGGGGTTGCAGCAGGGCTACTGTGTCATTCCTAGCGAGAAAAGGTTTCTGGTTCTGTATGCTTTCCTAAAAAGGATGCAGACGAAGCAGGATGTGAAGGTCATGGTCTTCTTTTCATCATGTAGCTCAGTCAAATTCCATGCAGAATTTCTAAATTTCCTTGGGATAGAGTGTTATGATATCCACGGGCAACTAAAGCAGCAGAAACGCACTAGTACATTCTTCCAATTTTCCAAGATGAATAAGGGCATCTTATTATGCACTAACGTGGCAGCACGTGGGCTTGATATTCCTAATGTG GACTATATTGTGCAGTATGATCCTCCAGATGACCCAAAG GACTACATTCATAGAGTTGGTCGTACTGCCCGAGGTGATAAAGGCAAAGGACGCGCGTTATTGTTCTTACTACCAGAAGAAATGAAGTTGCTTATTTACCTACAG GTGTCCAAAATTTCTCTGACTGAATATGCTTTCAGTGAAAAGCATGTGCCAAAAACACAATCGCTACTT GAGAGTATTGTTGGTGGGAATTACTTTTTAAACCAGTCAGCGAAGGAAGCCTACAGGTCCTACCTTTTGGCATACAGCTCACACTCCATGAAGGACATTTTTGATGTCCATCAACTTGATCTCAAG AAAGTTGCGGCATCTTTCTGTTTCAATAACCCTCCTAAAGTGAATCTGGACTTGGAGAGTAGTGCGTCGAGACACCGAAAGATGAGGAAGGTGGAGGGTGGAAAGAGGCACGGAATTACCCCTTCAAACCCCTATGGAAGGAGAGGCGCTCATGATGGCGTGCAGTTTGCAAGATAA